From a region of the Streptacidiphilus albus JL83 genome:
- a CDS encoding cysteine dioxygenase, which produces MSDVSIAGDPLAWPHLAPAPLTRPTTVGDFAALARRVAEDRASWERLVRYDALTRWYAQLETGPGYEVWLLSWLPGQGSGGHDHGRSSGVLTVLRGELTERSLTGAGRSVRQLGAGAQRMFAPGYLHEVVNDSLEPAVSLHVYFPGLTEMTPYGSHWANAQAAPGPAAALSPALPQH; this is translated from the coding sequence CTGAGCGACGTCAGCATCGCCGGCGACCCGCTCGCCTGGCCGCATCTGGCCCCGGCCCCGCTCACCCGGCCGACCACCGTCGGCGACTTCGCCGCGCTCGCCCGCCGGGTCGCGGAGGACCGGGCGAGCTGGGAGCGACTGGTCCGCTACGACGCGCTCACCCGCTGGTACGCCCAGCTGGAGACCGGCCCGGGGTACGAGGTGTGGCTGCTCAGCTGGCTGCCCGGCCAGGGCAGCGGCGGCCACGACCACGGGCGCTCCTCCGGGGTGCTGACCGTGCTGCGCGGCGAACTGACCGAGCGTTCGCTGACCGGGGCCGGCCGGAGCGTCCGGCAGCTCGGGGCCGGGGCGCAGCGGATGTTCGCCCCCGGCTACCTGCACGAGGTGGTCAACGACTCGCTGGAGCCGGCGGTGAGCCTCCATGTCTACTTCCCCGGGCTCACCGAGATGACCCCGTACGGCTCGCACTGGGCGAACGCCCAGGCCGCGCCGGGCCCGGCGGCCGCGCTGTCCCCCGCGCTCCCGCAGCACTGA
- a CDS encoding WhiB family transcriptional regulator, with protein MSELFELMIADDDTGEEELGWQERALCAQTDPESFFPEKGGSTREAKKVCLACEVRSECLEYALANDERFGIWGGLSERERRRLKKAVV; from the coding sequence ATGAGCGAGCTCTTTGAGTTGATGATCGCCGACGACGACACCGGCGAGGAAGAGCTCGGCTGGCAGGAGCGAGCCCTCTGCGCCCAGACCGACCCCGAATCCTTCTTCCCGGAGAAGGGCGGTTCCACACGTGAGGCGAAGAAGGTCTGCCTCGCCTGCGAGGTCCGTTCCGAATGCCTCGAATACGCGCTCGCCAATGACGAGCGTTTCGGAATCTGGGGCGGACTCTCCGAGCGCGAGCGCCGGCGGCTCAAGAAGGCCGTCGTCTGA
- a CDS encoding sensor histidine kinase, translating to MNDYLVIAGYAAAGAGVAGLLGWPAVVLLRRRSLALSLFTVAFVTALSLSGSTIAVAQAMLLYRHDYAVVSIVLTMGCVVSLIVAALLSRQVVAGSRALTRAARTVGSDSGFTAPSEPLSSELSELSAELSATSARLAESRQRERALETSRRELIAWISHDLRTPLAGLRAMAEALEDGVADDPARYHARIRTEVDRLTGMVDDLFELSRIQAGALTLTLSRVSVYDLVGDAIAGAYPLARERGVHLVGDQVAPAPVEVDSREITRVLGNLLINAIRSTPMDGTVAVAARRERTEVVVSVTDGCGGIDEQDLPRVFETGWRGGSARTPRSAATPSGAVQHHGDTGAGLGLAIVRGIVEAHEGRATVRNVHGGCCFEIALPAAAAPRV from the coding sequence ATGAACGACTACCTGGTGATAGCCGGCTACGCGGCCGCCGGGGCCGGGGTGGCCGGGCTGCTCGGCTGGCCGGCCGTGGTGCTGCTGCGGCGCCGGTCGCTGGCGCTGTCGCTGTTCACCGTCGCCTTCGTGACCGCGCTCTCGCTGAGCGGCAGCACCATCGCCGTCGCCCAGGCGATGCTGCTCTACCGGCACGACTACGCCGTGGTCAGCATCGTACTGACGATGGGCTGCGTGGTGTCGCTGATCGTCGCCGCGCTGCTGAGCCGCCAGGTGGTGGCCGGCAGCCGGGCGCTGACCCGGGCGGCCCGCACCGTGGGCAGCGACTCCGGTTTCACCGCGCCGTCCGAACCGCTCAGCTCGGAGCTGTCCGAGCTGAGCGCCGAGCTGTCGGCGACCAGCGCCAGGCTGGCCGAGTCCCGGCAGCGCGAGCGCGCGCTGGAGACCTCCCGGCGCGAGCTGATCGCCTGGATCTCGCACGACCTGCGGACCCCGCTGGCCGGGCTGCGGGCGATGGCGGAGGCGCTGGAGGACGGGGTCGCGGACGACCCGGCGCGCTACCACGCGCGGATCCGCACCGAGGTGGACCGGCTCACCGGCATGGTCGACGACCTGTTCGAGCTCTCCCGGATCCAGGCCGGGGCGCTCACCCTCACCCTCTCCCGGGTGTCCGTCTACGACCTGGTCGGCGACGCCATCGCGGGCGCCTATCCGCTGGCCCGGGAGCGCGGGGTGCACCTGGTCGGCGACCAGGTCGCGCCCGCGCCGGTCGAGGTGGACAGCCGGGAGATCACCCGGGTGCTCGGCAACCTGCTGATCAACGCCATCCGCTCGACCCCGATGGACGGCACGGTCGCCGTCGCCGCCCGGCGGGAGCGGACGGAGGTGGTGGTCTCGGTGACGGACGGCTGCGGCGGCATCGACGAGCAGGACCTGCCCCGGGTGTTCGAGACCGGGTGGCGCGGCGGCTCCGCCCGGACGCCGCGCAGCGCGGCCACCCCCTCCGGGGCGGTGCAGCACCACGGCGACACCGGTGCGGGGCTCGGGCTGGCGATCGTGCGCGGGATCGTGGAGGCGCACGAGGGGCGCGCGACGGTCCGCAATGTGCACGGCGGCTGCTGCTTCGAGATCGCGCTCCCGGCCGCCGCCGCGCCCCGGGTCTGA
- a CDS encoding DUF5719 family protein, with product MISRTTQSLLGAVGVLALAIGVAEVHPPTGQAAVTGTAVRTAVQNNSLVCPPPLQGSGSTVYSLAAPGSSSSTASSGSASLTPLSAAPATGGSAATALVQQTALGGATTAKAAAGDKAPALIAAASGTTAPGFTTQQTTTDGSSISGTSCTQSATDFWFVGADSNKGSNDYVELTNVEDVSSDVDIRIFNPSGEVEGTQASNIEVPADQTVSLLLSTLLGPGNTGTSLAVHVIVHTGRIAAALHADSGSEGADWIPATTLATSQVIAGLPGDLSDATLVVADPGAADADLSIHLAWQGGLIVPSGHDSIHVKAGQVTSVDLGAITKGQPAALVLTPSGVGQTVPFIAGVQVVRGKSGSTDTGYLAGAVSVGQRATAAGNTAGTTTLLLSNPGTTAASVKVGSLGAGGAPVDQTVQVAAGTTVSVSPQTPTGGGTFAVTVEPVSGGPVYAARMIGTKNGPGFTIQQLTDDRSTVQIPQVVQDGSILMP from the coding sequence ATGATCAGCCGCACCACGCAGTCCCTGCTCGGAGCCGTCGGCGTGCTCGCCCTCGCGATCGGCGTCGCCGAGGTCCACCCGCCGACCGGACAGGCCGCCGTCACCGGCACCGCCGTCCGCACCGCCGTCCAGAACAACAGCCTGGTCTGCCCGCCGCCGCTCCAGGGCAGCGGCAGCACCGTCTACAGCCTGGCCGCACCGGGGTCGAGCAGCTCCACCGCGAGCTCCGGCAGCGCCTCGCTCACGCCGTTGAGCGCGGCGCCCGCGACCGGCGGCAGCGCCGCCACGGCGCTGGTCCAGCAGACCGCCCTCGGCGGCGCGACCACGGCCAAGGCCGCCGCCGGGGACAAGGCCCCGGCCCTGATCGCCGCCGCCAGTGGCACCACCGCCCCGGGCTTCACCACACAGCAGACCACCACTGACGGGTCGTCGATCTCCGGTACCTCCTGCACCCAGTCGGCCACCGACTTCTGGTTCGTCGGTGCCGACTCGAACAAGGGCAGCAACGACTACGTCGAGCTGACCAATGTCGAGGACGTCAGCTCCGACGTCGACATCCGGATCTTCAACCCCAGCGGCGAGGTCGAGGGCACCCAGGCGTCGAACATCGAGGTACCGGCCGACCAGACCGTCTCGCTGCTGCTCTCCACGCTGCTGGGCCCCGGCAACACGGGTACGTCGCTCGCCGTCCACGTGATCGTCCACACCGGCCGGATCGCCGCCGCGCTGCACGCCGACAGCGGCAGCGAGGGCGCCGACTGGATTCCGGCCACGACCCTCGCCACCTCCCAGGTCATCGCCGGGCTGCCCGGGGACCTCAGCGACGCCACCCTGGTCGTCGCCGACCCGGGCGCGGCCGATGCCGACCTCAGCATCCACCTCGCCTGGCAGGGCGGCCTGATCGTGCCCAGCGGCCACGACTCGATCCACGTCAAGGCCGGGCAGGTGACCTCGGTCGACCTGGGCGCCATCACCAAGGGGCAGCCGGCGGCGCTGGTGCTCACCCCCTCCGGGGTCGGCCAGACCGTGCCGTTCATCGCGGGCGTCCAGGTGGTCCGGGGCAAGAGCGGATCGACCGACACCGGCTACCTGGCCGGCGCGGTGTCCGTCGGACAGCGGGCCACGGCCGCGGGGAACACGGCCGGTACCACGACCCTGCTGCTCAGCAACCCGGGCACCACCGCCGCTTCGGTGAAGGTCGGCTCACTCGGCGCCGGCGGCGCCCCGGTGGACCAGACGGTGCAGGTCGCGGCGGGTACGACGGTGTCGGTCAGCCCGCAGACGCCGACCGGCGGCGGGACGTTCGCGGTGACCGTCGAGCCGGTGTCCGGCGGACCGGTCTACGCCGCCCGCATGATCGGCACCAAGAACGGACCCGGGTTCACCATCCAGCAGTTGACCGACGACCGGAGCACGGTGCAGATCCCGCAGGTCGTCCAGGACGGCTCGATCCTGATGCCGTAG
- a CDS encoding glycosyltransferase family 2 protein, which yields MTATATPYGQPASGRPPAYPRHLVTAVLVAHDGARWLPQALRGLLGQDRPAQRILAADTGSGDATPQLLADALGPDAVRQYGRRTGFGTAVNETVRGTGPLDPADLPYTITGGGYDPVGNGGGDQFGDPLGHHDELAADQLLAGVSTEPVEWLWLLHDDCEPAPDALRKLLQVAETTPTAAVIGPKLRSWYDKRQLLEVGVSIARSGRRWTGLDRREQDQGQRDQVRPVLSVSTAGMLIRRDVFEQLGGFDKALPLMRDDVDLCWRVAAAGHRTVVAPDAVLRHAEAASRERRPIDCARPGHPHRIDKAGAVFTLLANSRGLLLPYLLLRITLSTVLRSLGYLLGKTPGQAVDELAGLAHVLLRFGGLVAARARRSRTRSHDALDESGLFPAPGATTRAAVENLIAEFGGRTGNEAMSSRHGSVESGPVDDDAEFLEIEQFARLKRIARKPAPVLFAGLLLITLVACRNLLGLGELYGGALLPTPGGASDLWQQFAASWQANGVGSSGGAPPYLGILAGLSTLLLGKPGLAVALLLILAVPLAGVSAYLVSRPLIASRLVRAWASAGYALLPAATGALAQGRIGTLVLAVLLPPLARAAAIAVGLGIRRETAAKGGRPGWRSAWVAALLLTFTTAFVPLAWVLGLLLAVGALLAGFLRGGAFGRGVGALIGLGLRCLAIVGTPLLVLAPWSLGLVTHPGRLLLEAGIPGAVGPTATPLGLLLLNPGGSGAVPGILVVGIVLAALAALLRADRRRAVVAAWGAASVGLLVTVLTGTAKVVPGPGQQAVSAWAGPATLLVGIALLSAAAIGADGARDRVAGIDFGWRQPVAALLLVVAAVAPVAAAGWWMVRGADGPLESGSGQLVPAFIAQQAGSVDQIRTLVLQTGSDGGVVSYSLVRGAGPTIGSAESMDATQPPGNLGALVGNLVAGAGGDPADQLDGYAVQYVQILAPVSAQVAATLDATPGLTRLNQQTGSSIWRLTDNVSRAVIQSSSAADVDVKAGAVGIDTTIPAGPAGRVLRLADSADSGWQATLAGTALTPTTVDGWAQGFTLPASGGKLVVTYHESTLHQGWIIGQGVLALALLVLALPGRRDRNDDDQPDDAESTVPSGGAGAETEPGADAPAAGSRRARRLASEGAEGTEEEAAAPTAPAPEPVTEPAEPAPAFVPPQQTWEQGYEQPAAQPYGWDQYGTAPQGYQQPGYEQQGYEYEQQQPGYEPQPQPGYEQQPGYEQQQSGYEQQPGYQQPYYPEQAYRAEPGYQVDPAYPAEPRYGPEQGGYQAEQGYAPPGYEWTGGAPVPGQAVPEHDTGAYGTLRADDPWLQSNDAQGTNGAHHDGTGS from the coding sequence ATGACTGCCACAGCCACTCCCTACGGTCAGCCGGCGTCAGGACGCCCACCCGCGTACCCCCGACACCTGGTCACCGCCGTCCTGGTCGCCCACGACGGGGCGCGCTGGCTGCCGCAGGCGCTGCGCGGCCTGCTCGGCCAGGACCGTCCGGCGCAGCGGATCCTCGCCGCCGACACCGGTTCCGGGGACGCCACCCCGCAGCTGCTCGCCGACGCCCTCGGCCCGGACGCGGTCCGCCAGTACGGACGCCGTACCGGCTTCGGCACCGCCGTCAACGAGACCGTGCGCGGCACCGGCCCGCTCGACCCGGCCGACCTCCCCTACACGATCACCGGCGGCGGCTACGACCCGGTCGGCAACGGCGGCGGCGACCAGTTCGGCGACCCGCTCGGCCACCACGACGAACTCGCCGCCGACCAGCTGCTGGCCGGCGTCTCGACCGAACCGGTCGAGTGGCTCTGGCTGCTCCACGACGACTGCGAGCCCGCGCCGGACGCCCTGCGCAAGCTGCTCCAGGTCGCCGAGACCACCCCCACCGCCGCCGTCATCGGCCCCAAGCTCCGCAGCTGGTACGACAAGCGGCAGCTGCTGGAGGTCGGCGTCAGCATCGCCCGCAGCGGGCGCCGCTGGACCGGCCTCGACCGCCGCGAGCAGGACCAGGGCCAGCGCGACCAGGTCCGCCCGGTGCTCTCGGTCTCCACGGCCGGCATGCTGATCCGCCGCGACGTCTTCGAACAGCTCGGCGGATTCGACAAGGCCCTGCCGCTGATGCGCGACGACGTCGACCTGTGCTGGCGCGTCGCCGCCGCCGGGCACCGCACCGTCGTCGCCCCGGACGCGGTCCTCCGGCACGCCGAGGCCGCCAGCCGCGAGCGCCGCCCGATCGACTGCGCCCGCCCCGGCCACCCGCACCGGATCGACAAGGCCGGCGCGGTCTTCACGCTGCTCGCCAACTCCCGCGGCCTGCTCCTGCCCTACCTGCTGCTGCGGATCACCCTCAGCACCGTGCTCCGCTCCCTCGGCTACCTGCTCGGCAAGACCCCGGGCCAGGCGGTGGACGAACTCGCCGGGCTGGCCCACGTGCTGCTGCGCTTCGGCGGCCTGGTCGCCGCCCGCGCCCGGCGCAGCCGGACCAGGAGCCACGACGCCCTCGACGAGTCCGGCCTGTTCCCGGCCCCCGGCGCCACCACCCGCGCCGCCGTCGAGAACCTGATCGCCGAGTTCGGCGGCCGGACCGGCAACGAGGCCATGTCCAGCCGCCACGGTTCGGTCGAGTCCGGACCCGTCGACGACGACGCCGAGTTCCTGGAGATCGAGCAGTTCGCCCGGCTCAAGCGGATCGCCCGCAAGCCGGCCCCGGTGCTCTTCGCCGGACTGCTGCTGATCACCCTCGTCGCCTGCCGCAACCTGCTCGGCCTGGGCGAGCTCTACGGCGGCGCGCTGCTGCCCACCCCCGGCGGAGCCAGTGACCTCTGGCAGCAGTTCGCGGCGAGCTGGCAGGCCAACGGCGTCGGCAGCTCCGGCGGCGCACCCCCCTACCTCGGCATCCTGGCCGGTCTTTCCACGCTGTTGCTCGGCAAGCCCGGCCTCGCGGTCGCGCTGCTGCTGATCCTCGCCGTGCCGCTGGCCGGCGTGTCCGCCTACCTGGTCTCCCGGCCGCTGATCGCCTCCCGGCTGGTCCGGGCCTGGGCCAGCGCCGGCTACGCCCTGCTGCCCGCCGCCACCGGCGCGCTCGCCCAGGGCCGGATCGGCACCCTGGTCCTCGCCGTGCTGCTGCCGCCGCTCGCCCGCGCCGCGGCCATCGCGGTGGGCCTCGGCATCCGCCGCGAGACCGCCGCCAAGGGCGGGCGCCCCGGCTGGCGCAGCGCCTGGGTCGCCGCCCTGCTGCTGACCTTCACCACCGCCTTCGTGCCGCTGGCCTGGGTGCTCGGACTGCTGCTGGCCGTCGGCGCGCTGCTGGCCGGCTTCCTCCGCGGCGGCGCCTTCGGACGCGGCGTCGGGGCCCTGATCGGCCTCGGGCTGCGCTGCCTGGCCATCGTCGGCACCCCGCTGCTGGTGCTCGCCCCCTGGTCGCTCGGCCTGGTCACCCACCCCGGCCGACTGCTGCTGGAGGCCGGGATCCCCGGCGCGGTCGGCCCGACCGCGACGCCGTTGGGCCTGCTGCTGCTCAACCCGGGCGGCAGCGGCGCCGTCCCCGGCATCCTGGTGGTCGGCATCGTGCTGGCCGCGCTCGCGGCCCTGCTGCGCGCCGACCGCCGCCGTGCCGTCGTCGCGGCCTGGGGCGCGGCCTCGGTCGGCCTGCTGGTGACCGTCCTGACCGGCACCGCCAAGGTCGTGCCGGGCCCCGGCCAGCAGGCCGTGTCCGCCTGGGCCGGGCCCGCGACGCTGTTGGTCGGCATCGCACTGCTCTCCGCCGCCGCCATCGGCGCCGACGGCGCCCGGGACCGGGTGGCCGGCATCGACTTCGGCTGGCGGCAGCCGGTCGCGGCGCTGCTGCTGGTGGTCGCCGCGGTCGCGCCGGTCGCCGCCGCCGGCTGGTGGATGGTGCGCGGGGCGGACGGCCCGTTGGAAAGCGGCAGCGGACAGCTGGTCCCCGCCTTCATCGCCCAGCAGGCCGGCAGCGTCGACCAGATCCGGACCCTGGTCCTGCAGACCGGATCCGACGGCGGGGTCGTCTCGTACTCGCTGGTGCGCGGCGCCGGACCGACCATCGGCAGCGCCGAGTCCATGGACGCCACCCAGCCCCCCGGCAACCTCGGCGCCCTCGTCGGCAACCTGGTCGCCGGGGCGGGCGGCGACCCGGCCGATCAACTCGACGGCTACGCCGTCCAGTACGTGCAGATCCTCGCGCCGGTGAGCGCCCAGGTCGCGGCGACCCTCGACGCGACGCCGGGGCTCACCCGGCTCAACCAGCAGACCGGCAGCAGCATCTGGCGGCTCACCGACAACGTCTCCCGGGCCGTGATCCAGTCGTCGAGCGCCGCCGACGTGGACGTCAAGGCCGGAGCGGTCGGCATCGACACCACCATTCCGGCCGGTCCGGCCGGACGCGTCCTGCGCCTGGCCGACTCGGCCGACTCCGGCTGGCAGGCCACCCTGGCCGGCACAGCGCTCACCCCGACCACGGTCGACGGCTGGGCCCAGGGCTTCACCCTGCCGGCCTCGGGCGGCAAGCTGGTGGTGACCTACCACGAGAGCACCCTGCACCAGGGCTGGATCATCGGCCAGGGCGTGCTGGCGCTGGCCCTGCTGGTGCTGGCGCTGCCCGGCCGACGCGACCGCAACGACGACGACCAGCCGGACGACGCGGAGAGCACGGTCCCGAGCGGGGGCGCGGGCGCCGAGACGGAGCCAGGGGCCGATGCCCCGGCGGCCGGCTCGCGCCGGGCCCGGCGGCTGGCGAGCGAGGGCGCCGAGGGCACCGAGGAGGAGGCCGCCGCCCCGACGGCTCCCGCACCCGAACCGGTGACGGAGCCCGCCGAACCGGCGCCGGCCTTCGTCCCGCCCCAGCAGACCTGGGAGCAGGGCTACGAGCAGCCCGCGGCGCAGCCCTACGGCTGGGACCAGTACGGGACCGCGCCCCAGGGCTACCAGCAGCCCGGCTACGAGCAGCAGGGCTACGAGTACGAGCAGCAGCAGCCGGGCTACGAGCCGCAGCCACAGCCGGGTTACGAGCAGCAGCCGGGTTACGAGCAGCAGCAGTCCGGCTACGAGCAGCAGCCCGGCTACCAGCAGCCGTACTACCCGGAGCAGGCCTACCGGGCCGAGCCCGGGTACCAGGTCGACCCCGCCTACCCGGCGGAGCCCCGCTACGGCCCTGAGCAGGGCGGCTACCAGGCCGAGCAGGGGTACGCCCCGCCCGGCTACGAATGGACCGGCGGCGCCCCCGTCCCGGGACAGGCCGTTCCCGAGCACGACACGGGGGCGTACGGCACGCTCCGGGCGGACGACCCGTGGCTCCAGTCCAATGACGCGCAGGGCACCAACGGTGCCCACCACGACGGAACCGGGAGCTGA
- a CDS encoding coenzyme F420-0:L-glutamate ligase: MSTFRALGVEGIPEVAAGDDLAELLLAGSVDGLPVAEGLRDGDILLVTSKIVSKAEGRIVLADDREAAIDAETVRVVARRGRTRIVENRQGLVMAAAGVDASNTPSGTVLLLPEDPDASARGLRKRLRELTGARIAVLVTDTFGRPWRNGLTDVAIGAAGLDVLEDHRGRTDSHGNELALTVTAVADELAAAADLVKGKATGRPVAVVRGLGHLVTEEDGPGVRPLIRNAAEDMFRLGTSEAIREAVTGRRTVRRFTDEPVDGGAVRRAVAAAVTAPAPHHTTPWRFVLLEDPDTRLRLLDAMLAAWNRDLSALDGWSAERIATRVRRGDVLRDAPYLVVPCLVTEGAHDYPDAARAAAEREMFVVAMGAAVQNLLVTLAGEGLGTAWVSSTMFCRDTVREVLALPAGWDPMGAVAVGRPADVPPPRPERGAETFIAVR, from the coding sequence ATGAGCACCTTCCGGGCGCTGGGCGTCGAGGGCATCCCCGAGGTGGCCGCCGGCGACGACCTGGCCGAGCTGCTGCTGGCCGGCTCGGTCGACGGCCTGCCGGTCGCGGAGGGGCTGCGGGACGGCGACATCCTGCTGGTCACCTCGAAGATCGTGAGCAAGGCCGAGGGCCGGATCGTCCTGGCCGACGACCGGGAGGCGGCGATCGACGCCGAGACCGTCCGGGTGGTCGCCCGGCGCGGCCGGACCCGGATCGTCGAGAACCGGCAGGGCCTGGTGATGGCCGCCGCCGGGGTGGACGCCTCCAACACCCCCTCGGGAACCGTGCTGCTGCTGCCCGAGGACCCGGACGCCTCGGCCCGGGGGCTGCGCAAGCGGCTCCGGGAGCTCACCGGTGCCCGGATCGCCGTACTGGTCACCGACACCTTCGGCCGCCCCTGGCGGAACGGTCTCACCGACGTGGCGATCGGCGCGGCCGGCCTGGACGTGCTGGAGGACCACCGGGGCCGGACCGACTCGCACGGCAACGAGCTGGCGCTGACCGTCACCGCCGTCGCCGACGAGCTGGCCGCCGCCGCCGACCTGGTCAAGGGCAAGGCGACCGGCCGCCCGGTGGCCGTGGTGCGCGGCCTCGGCCACCTGGTCACCGAGGAGGACGGCCCCGGCGTCCGGCCGCTGATCCGCAACGCCGCCGAGGACATGTTCCGGCTGGGCACCTCGGAGGCGATCCGCGAGGCCGTCACCGGCCGGCGCACGGTGCGCCGGTTCACCGACGAGCCGGTGGACGGCGGCGCGGTGCGCCGGGCCGTCGCGGCGGCGGTCACCGCGCCCGCGCCGCACCACACCACGCCCTGGCGCTTCGTCCTGCTGGAGGACCCGGACACCCGGCTCCGGCTGCTGGACGCCATGCTGGCGGCCTGGAACCGGGACCTGAGCGCGCTGGACGGCTGGTCGGCCGAGCGGATCGCGACCCGGGTCCGGCGCGGCGACGTGCTGCGGGACGCGCCCTACCTGGTGGTGCCCTGCCTGGTGACCGAGGGCGCGCACGACTACCCGGACGCCGCCCGGGCCGCCGCCGAGCGGGAGATGTTCGTCGTGGCGATGGGCGCGGCCGTGCAGAACCTGCTGGTCACCCTGGCCGGCGAGGGGCTGGGCACGGCCTGGGTGTCCTCGACGATGTTCTGCCGCGACACCGTCCGCGAGGTGCTGGCCCTCCCGGCCGGCTGGGACCCGATGGGCGCCGTCGCGGTCGGCCGCCCGGCCGACGTACCGCCGCCGCGGCCGGAGCGCGGCGCGGAGACGTTCATCGCGGTGCGCTGA
- the cofD gene encoding 2-phospho-L-lactate transferase — MRIVVLAGGIGGARFLRGLKQAVGPEADITVIGNTGDDIHLFGLKVCPDLDTVMYTLGGGIHEEQGWGRSDESFAVKEELKAYGVGPEWFGLGDRDFATHIVRTQMLGAGYPLSAVTEALCDRWQPGVRLLPMSDDRVETHVLINQDGEKKAVHFQEFWVKLHATVPAEAIIPVGAESAAPAPGVLEAIAAADVIILPPSNPVVSVGTILAVPGIRAAVAKAAAPVVGLSPIIGGAPVRGMADKVLAAVGVETSAAGVALHYGGRAAGPDGTAGTGLLDGWLVDTSDAAAVAGVESAGIVCRAVPLWMTDVDTSAEMARAALALAEEVRRA, encoded by the coding sequence ATGCGCATCGTGGTACTGGCCGGAGGAATCGGCGGCGCGCGCTTCCTGCGCGGCCTCAAGCAAGCAGTCGGTCCTGAGGCCGACATCACCGTCATCGGCAACACCGGGGACGACATCCACCTGTTCGGACTGAAGGTCTGTCCGGACCTGGACACCGTCATGTACACCCTGGGCGGCGGCATCCACGAGGAGCAGGGCTGGGGCCGCTCGGACGAGTCCTTCGCGGTCAAGGAGGAACTGAAGGCCTACGGCGTCGGCCCCGAGTGGTTCGGCCTGGGCGACCGGGACTTCGCCACCCATATCGTGCGGACCCAGATGCTGGGCGCGGGCTACCCGTTGAGCGCCGTCACCGAGGCGCTGTGCGACCGCTGGCAGCCGGGGGTGCGGCTGCTGCCGATGTCGGACGACCGGGTCGAGACCCATGTGCTGATCAACCAGGACGGCGAGAAGAAGGCGGTGCACTTCCAGGAGTTCTGGGTGAAGCTGCACGCGACCGTCCCGGCCGAGGCGATCATCCCGGTCGGCGCGGAGTCGGCGGCCCCGGCCCCGGGCGTGCTGGAGGCCATCGCCGCCGCCGATGTGATCATCCTTCCGCCGTCCAACCCGGTGGTGAGCGTGGGCACGATCCTGGCGGTCCCGGGCATCCGGGCCGCCGTGGCGAAGGCCGCGGCCCCGGTGGTCGGGCTGTCGCCGATCATCGGCGGCGCGCCGGTGCGCGGCATGGCCGACAAGGTGCTGGCCGCCGTCGGGGTGGAGACCTCCGCCGCCGGCGTCGCCCTCCACTACGGCGGCCGGGCGGCCGGCCCGGACGGCACGGCCGGCACCGGGCTGCTGGACGGCTGGCTGGTCGACACCTCCGACGCGGCCGCCGTGGCCGGGGTGGAGTCCGCCGGGATCGTCTGCCGGGCGGTCCCGCTGTGGATGACCGACGTCGACACCAGCGCCGAGATGGCGCGCGCTGCGCTGGCCCTGGCCGAGGAGGTGCGGCGCGCATGA
- a CDS encoding response regulator transcription factor — MTRILVVDDDPTVAEVVAGYLLRAGYTVERAADGRAALERVAAARPDLVVLDLMLPEIDGLEVCRRLRADRATRALPVVMLTAKGDEHDRILGLELGADDYVTKPFSPRELMLRIQSVLRRSASPEPGTAPGPLAAGDLVLDPAARRAQRGGRELALTLREFDLLAFLLQHPGTAFGREELMHRVWGWDFGDLSTVTVHVRRLREKIEDDPAAPRLITTVWGVGYRFDPSADGTGAGPQEAVDG, encoded by the coding sequence GTGACCCGCATCCTTGTCGTCGACGACGACCCCACCGTCGCCGAAGTCGTCGCCGGCTACCTGCTCCGTGCCGGATACACCGTCGAGCGCGCCGCGGACGGCCGTGCCGCGCTGGAACGGGTCGCCGCGGCCCGGCCCGACCTGGTGGTGCTGGACCTGATGCTGCCCGAGATCGACGGCCTGGAGGTGTGCCGCAGGCTGCGCGCCGACCGGGCCACCCGCGCGCTGCCGGTGGTGATGCTCACCGCCAAGGGCGACGAGCACGACCGGATCCTGGGGCTGGAGCTCGGCGCCGACGACTACGTCACCAAGCCCTTCTCGCCGCGCGAGCTGATGCTCCGGATCCAGTCGGTGCTGCGCCGCAGCGCGAGCCCGGAGCCGGGGACCGCCCCCGGGCCGCTGGCGGCCGGGGACCTCGTGCTCGACCCCGCGGCCCGCCGGGCCCAGCGCGGCGGACGCGAACTGGCGCTGACCCTGCGCGAGTTCGACCTGCTGGCGTTCCTGCTCCAGCACCCCGGCACGGCCTTCGGCCGGGAGGAGCTGATGCACCGGGTCTGGGGCTGGGACTTCGGCGACCTGTCCACCGTCACCGTCCATGTCCGCAGGCTGCGCGAGAAGATCGAGGACGACCCGGCGGCGCCGCGGCTGATCACCACCGTCTGGGGCGTCGGCTACCGCTTCGACCCCAGCGCGGACGGCACCGGAGCGGGCCCGCAGGAGGCGGTGGACGGATGA